Genomic segment of Salvia splendens isolate huo1 chromosome 12, SspV2, whole genome shotgun sequence:
CCTTTTCTTGCACTCTCCTTGCTATATTCGAAAATGGGTCTTTTGTCTTCTCGACCAAATCTTATCTTTGTCGGTTATGGTAGATGAGTTCCAGACTATTTGATCTTCTTCAAATTAAATACATGGTGCCTTTTGGGTATAATTGTCGCAGGCAAGGTTTGCACTCCACGGCAGTTGGTGATTTCAAAAAACCCTACTTCGGTACCAGATGAAGTCGTTAAAGCAGGATTAACAGTACCCCTAGGTAgccttattttcattttcgatGGAGAAACCAGTTTAAACTTGTTCTTATAAAGCATGAAATTATTCATTTGACTCCTATTTTTCTCTTACTATTAGTGGCAGAATGTGGGTGGTTTTTGGTTCTGTTGTATAATGTGTACAAAATTCATGATGCTTTTGTACCTCCAAGTATAGAGTTTGTAACTCTTTGGTGTTATCATTCTGGATGAATCTCATTGAACTGAATAAATAACCTAGATATTGATAGAGTAAAGGCGGATGAATGCAAACTGAACAGAAATATTATAGAGATAGATCACTCTGCTACAATCCTTCTATTATATACTGTAggaaaccctaaccctaaaagcccATGCACACGCTCTCTCTCCCCTGACATATGTGTACCAACGTGCCTCCATTCTAATAGAGATGATCGTGGAAATGTGATAAGCTAGTTAAAAAATTGCACGTGACAATAATTTGGCAGTGTTTCTCTTTCCATGAAAAGACGTATTTTACTCATTATTCAGGTTCTTTGATATGTTAAGCTAGTTGTTTCGTTCTCTCTGAGACGTATAACCTATGTCGTGTTCTGCTGTTCCAGTTGTTAAACCACTCGTAGTGGATGGAAGTGTAAAGTCTCATGCGCTTTTCCTTGCATACGATCATATTTCCCTATCCGAACTGGAAGCTCCGATGGTTTTGCAGGAATTCATTAATCACAGTATGGGAAGTTTGTTGTCATCTTCTGTCCTTCTTTCAGCTATTgcttattaaatttgaattactGATATGTTACTCTCAATGGTAGGTGGTGTCCTCTTTAAAGTTTTTATTGTTGGTGAGTCTATTAAAGTTGTCAGGCGTTTCTCTCTGCCTGATTTAAGTGAAACGGACATATCAACAAATTCTGGGGTGTTCGGCTTCCCGAGGGTTTCTGGTGCTGATTCTTCTGCAGATGATGTGGATCTGGATCCTGCTGTTGCTGGTAAGTTTGATTGTACTTGCAGATATTACAATTCCACATCCTGCGTGAGTGGAGCTCTTTCTTTCATTGCTCTTCTATTCTGCCACGCAAAAGTTTACTACTCATTCTAAAAATCAACTAGGGTCAATGAAACAATCATTTTTGTTTTAATCTTTGGTGCTTGAAACCTTGTCCCTATGTCTTGTGAGACTAATACTGATTGCATCTATTTCTTTTGTTGAAATGAGTAACAGCTCACAATCTAATTTCacatagttaattaatttactgCAGAGC
This window contains:
- the LOC121758885 gene encoding inositol-tetrakisphosphate 1-kinase 1-like isoform X5, whose product is MRIKQDYQRLHPEVTVVDPPEAIQHLRNRQSMLEVVADLKLPESYGKVCTPRQLVISKNPTSVPDEVVKAGLTVPLVVKPLVVDGSVKSHALFLAYDHISLSELEAPMVLQEFINHSGVLFKVFIVGESIKVVRRFSLPDLSETDISTNSGVFGFPRVSGADSSADDVDLDPAVAELPPQPMLEMLAKELHHRLGLRLFNLDIIRQKGTKDLYYIIDINYFPGYGKMPDYEQIFTDFLVSLVQS